CCAGACTGTCGCGATCTTCGGCCTGAATGGCAATGTGCTGCTAGTGAGCAATTCGTTCCCGGCGAAGACTTTCGCCGAGTTCCTGGCGTACGTGAAAGCTCGCCCTGGCCGCGTCAACTACGCTTCTGGCAGCGTCGGCAGTTCCGCTCACCTGGCGGCTGAATTGCTCAAGCAGGACGTGAAGGGCCTCGACTATACGCATGTGCCATATGGCGGTCCGTCCGAAGCCATGAGCGCGCTCATGGGTGGGCACGTCGATTTCCTGTTCGCCAATATTGGCGCAGCGGTCACTCAGATCCAGTCCGGCAAGGTGAGGGCGCTCGCCGTTACTACCGCCAAGCGCGCGCCGCAGCTTCCCGATGTGCCGACCGTGGCGGAGTCTGGCGTGCCAGGGTTTGAAGTCGTGGGCTGGATGGCGGCATTCGTACCAAAGGGCACGCCGGCGCCTACCATCGCGCGCCTGAACCAGGTCATCAATCAGGCACAGAAGAACCCCGATTTGCGCAAGACCCTGGATGCTGCAGCGCTGATCCCCATTGTGGAGAGCCCCGAACAGAGCAGCCGCTTCGTGCGGGAGGAATACGAGAAATGGGGGCGCGTCATCCAAGCCGCCAACATACCGCCGCAGTAGGCGGCGAGCGTCGACTCGGCGCCTTCCCTGCGTGGGGCGAACGGGGGTATCCGTTCAGCCCCCGCAGGAAGGCGCGTTTGGCCGTGGCCTTGTCGCGGCGTTCCAGCAGTCATGTCACCGCGAGGGCAATGCAGATCTGCCACGCACGACGACGATCTTCAGGCTATCGCCCGGTCAACGCGACGCCAGCGGCCTCCAGGCTCACCGGTTCACCCTGCAGGAGCAACCGGTCTGCCTCCGATTCCCCCTTGGACTCCGGCGAACCGAGCGGATCGCGGGGCAGCAGATAGTGCTCGAGGACAGCATGCGCGAGCAGCAGGCGACGCCCGTCCACACCGGGCTGCGTGGCTTCCCAGGCAAGGATGGTTGCTGCCGTCGCGTAGTAGAGCGCGCTTGCTGCGCGGCGGACTTCTGCCTCCAGCGCTGCATCGCCGGCAACGGTTTCGGCCAGCGCGATCGCTCGGCTCAAGCTGCGCTGCAAGACTGCTCTCAGGTCCGCCGGCAAATGCGTTGCTTGCTCGAGCCGCGCCGACATCAACGCCAATAGCGCGTGTTGCGCACCATCCTTGCGCACCGCACGCTGGATGGCATCGAGCGCATTGATGTTGCTGGTCCCCTCCCACAACACCCCAATGTGGGCGTCACGCACCAGACGCGCATTGACGAAGTCCTCGATATAGCCGTTGCCGCCTCGTACCTCCATCGCACCCGTAGCAACTTCGATGTTATCGCGGCAGGTCCGCAGCTTGAGCAGCGGCGTAAGGAGGCGAAGCGCCAGCGCCGCGGTCTTGTCGCCCTTGCCAGCCCGGGCCATGATGTCCGCAGTAGCCATGACCATCGATAGTGCGGCTTCGGTCGGCACCATGACTTTGAGTAATTGCCGGCGCAGCAACGCATGGCCGACGACTTCGCGGCCGAAGGCGCGGCGGTGTCTTGCCGCGACAAGGGCTTCATTCAGGCAGCGACGCATCATGGCGGCCGCGCGCACCGCGTGCGACAGCCTGGACAGGTTGACCTGCTCCATCATCTGCTTCAGCCCTTGCGTCGGATCACCCACCAGGTAGGCCACGGCCCCATCAAGGCGTATCTCGCCGCTAGCCATCGAGCGTGTGCCCAGCTTGTCCTTGAGCCGCACGATGCGATAGGCGTTACGGCTGCCATCATCGAGGGTACGGGGCAGCGCGAACAGCGCCAGACCGCGCGTGCCATCCACCGCCCCCTCGGGACGAGCCAGCAGAAGCGCGATATCGGCATCGGTATGCGAGCAGAACCATTTTTCTCCGTACAGGCGCCACTCGCCATCCTCCTCGCGCGCTACGGTCTCGATGGCGCCAACATCCGATCCGCCGGCCTTCTCGGTCATGAATTGCGTGCCCTTCCACATGGTGCCCGGGTCCGACGAGAGCAGGCGCGGCAGCAGCTTTTCCTGCAGCGCGGCGCTGCCGTACTTGCGAATCAGGTGGATCGATGTATCGGACACGCTGATCGGGCACATTTGTCCGAACTCTGCCTGTACGAACAAGTACTGGAATGCATACTTGGCCGCCGCCGGCAGTGGCTCTTTCCATCCCAGCACACCGCCACGATGGCTCATCGCATGGAACTGGAAGTCACCGAAGGCAATATGCTCCATCTCCTGATAGGCGGGGTGATACTCGATCCAGTCAGCATCTTCGCCCCAGCGAGTGCGTACGTGCAGCACCGGTGCGTGCTTGTCCGCAACGATGGCAAGCGTGTTCAGTCGACCGCCTGCCAGTTTGCCCATGCGTTCCAGGTGTGGCAGCAGGTGAGCGTGCGCGTCGGCCGGGAGATAGAGCCGCAGCATGTCCTGAAGACCCCGGTCAAGGGCAAGGAAGTCGAGCCCCGCGCAGTCTGGCGCGAGATGCTGCGAACTCTGGTGGGAGCGCGCTGGACGGGGGCTAACGTAATCGGCGTAGTCGGGTTCAAAGGACATATGGAAATCTCACTGGCACAGGTTGGATGCAATCCGCGCCCGGTCCCGGGCATACGGAAATCAGATGGCCCCGGCCTCGCGCAGGCGGGAAAGTTCGGCAGGTAGCAAGCCCAGACACTCCGTCAGAACGGTGTCAGTGTGCTCACCCAGGGCTGGCGGCGCCGCACTGTGTTCAAGCGGCGTGGCAGAGAAGCGCATCGGGCTCGCAATCGACGGGCAAATGCCGCCATCCGGTAGAGGCAGGTCCACGCGGATGCCGCGGTGCCGTACCTGCGGGTCCTCGAATGTCTGGCTGAAGTCGTTGACAGGGCCGCATGGCACGCCGGCAGCCTTGAGTCGGGCAAGCCATGATGCGGTGGAATCGGTACGCATCACATCCACCAGCATGGGCAGGAGCACCTCGCGGTTGACAATGCGTCCGGTCACCTTGGCAAAACGTGTGTCGATGGCCAACTCCGGCTTGCCGACTGCGCGGCAATAGGCGGCAAACTGACTATCGTTGCCCACGGCGACAATGAGCTTGCCATCCAGACTATCGAAGACCTGATAGGGGACGGCGTTGGCATGTGCGTTGCCCTGCCGTTTCGGAAGCTTGCCTGAGACGAGGTAGCTGACGGCCTGATTGCTGTTGAAGGCGAGCATGCAATCGAGCAGTGCCATATCGATATGCTGGCCCTGGCCGCTACGCTCACGCCATGTGAGGGCGGCGGCTATGGCCAGGCTGGCATACATCCCAGTTGTAATGTCGGCCACCGCGATACCGACCTTCTGCGGACCGCCGCCAGGCAGGTCGTCGCGCTCCCCGGTAATGCTCATCAGGCCACCCATGCCCTGGAAGACGAAGTCGTAGCCTGGAAGATGCCGGTATGGCCCAGTCTGTCCGAAGCCAGTAACGGAGCAGTACACCAGACCTGGATTGGCCTCTCGTAGGTCGTCATAGCCCAGCCCGTAGCGCGCGAGCGTACCGACCTTGTAGTTCTCGACCAGCACGTCGGCGCTCGCCGCAAGGCGACGGATGATCGCTTGGCCGTCAGCACTTGCAAGGTTCACGGTAATCGACTTCTTGCCGCGGTTGGCTGAGGCGTAGTAGCTGGAGTCGCGGCGTTCGGACTCTTCCGCGGCCGGCAGCCATGGTGGTCCCCATCCGCGCGTCTCGTCGCCGACTTCTGGTCGTTCCACCTTGATAACTTCCGCACCCAGGTCGGCGAGATTCTGCGTACACCAGGGCCCGGCCAGCACACGCGTCAAGTCCAGTACTCGAATATGGGAAAGTGGCTTGATCATGGTTGTACGTTGCGTTCAGTCGGCATGTATGCGGGCGTCAGCGATGACCTTTCCGTAGCGGGCGGTCTCGTCACGCAGGTACGCGGCGAAGGAGCCTCCGTAGTAACCGGCGGGCTCCGCGCCATTCTTCAGCAGCGTTTCCAGAACCGCCGGATCGGTCAGGGCATGCTCGACCTCACTTGCAAGCTTTTTCACGATCGGCGTGGGCGTGCCCGCGGGGGCCATCAAGCCGACCCAGGCCGCCATTTCCATCCCGGGATACCCTAGCTCAGCCGTCGTGGGCACATCGGGAAGCACGGCCGAGCGCTTGCTACTCATGACCGCCAATGCGCGCAGCTTGCCGCTAGAAATCTGTGGCAGACCAGTGAACGCTGGCTCGAACGTCATGTTGACCTCGCCGGCTATCACTGCCGCCTTGGCGGGCGCGCTGCCCTTGTATGGCACATGCAGGAGTTCGGCTCCTGCGCGTGCGGCCAGCATTTCACCAGCCAAGTGCGCCGTGGAACCATTGCCGTATGAGGCATAGCTCAGTCCGCCATGCCGGGCCTTTGCGAGCTGCATCAGCTCGCTCAATGTCTTCGCCGGCACGAGGGGGTTGACCACAATCACGCTCGGCGCGGAGGCCACCAGCGCGATTGGCGTGAAGCTCTTGCCCGCGTCGTAGCGGAGCTTTGGATACAGCCATGGGTTGATGGTGAGCGTGGTATTGGTGGCTGCCAGCAGCGTATAGCCGTCCGGTTTCGCTCCGGCCACGACTTCCGCGCCGACGATGGTTGCGGCACCGGGACGGTTATCGATGACAACGGGCTGCCCGAGATGCTCGCCGAGCTTCTGGCCAATAACGCGAGCGACGATGTCCGTCATGCCGCCCGCGGCATATGGAACCACGATCCTGATTGGCTGGCTGGGGAATTCTTGCGCGCCAGCATTTGCAACGCAGAACAGAAGGCTCGCGGCAATGCTATGGGCGAGCGCGGCCCGACGGGGCAGGTTCATCAATGGGTCTCCTCGTTCTCGTTATGGCGCTGTGGCCTGACAGACTCGCCGACGCGCTTGTGGCCATTCTTGGCTCCGAGGTCACCAGTGTCCAATACAATTATTGGGCTCATTCATACACGGCTTGAATCAATCCCCGAGGCTTCCATGGATCTCAGGCAACTACGCTATTTCGTCGCGCTGGCAGAGGAGTTGCATTTCGGGCGTGCGGCAGCCCGACTGGCCATTACCCAGCCCCCGCTGAGTTTCAATATTGCGAAACTGGAGGCATCACTAGGGGTGCAATTGCTGCAACGCACTACCCGAGAGGTAGCGCTGACTGCGGCGGGCAAAGAGATCTACAAGGAGGCGCTGAAGATCCTGGCGCTAACGGCGAATGCACGTGAACTGGCCGGGCGCGCAGCGCGTGGCGAGATTGGTGCAGTACATGTGGGTTTCGTTGGGTCCGCGGTCCTCACCCCATTGGGGGAGCGCATCCGAGCCTTCGGAGCCATTCACCCGGACGTAGATGTCGTGCTGCACGAGCTGAATAGCTTCGAGCAGATCGACGCGCTGCAGGCCAGGCATATTGACATCGGCATTATTCATCCGCGCGTGATCCCTAACGGGATTGCCTCCCACTCCCTGCACGGCGAGCACTTCATTTGCCTGCTGCCCGCGGATCATCCGCTGGCGCGCGACAGGACCATTGATGTCCGCGAGCTGCGACACGACGACTTCGTCCTGTTTCCGCGACATTTCTCGCCAGAGTTCCATGACCAGATTGTTGCGCTGTGCGCGAGTGTCGGATTTACACCAAATATCCGCCACCAAGTCCGTCATATGCTGACCATTGCCACGCTGGTCGCGAAGCGCTTTGGTGTGTCGATTGTGCCGCGGTCGGTAGATGTGGTTACTTTGCCTAATCTGGCGTGCCGCCCCTTGGGAAAGCAAGCGACTCCGTCGGAACTGGTCGGGATCTGGCGCGACGACGAGCAAGGATCAGCCGTGCTTTCGATGTTGCATGCACTTGGCGCGCCAGTACAACAACGCGAGCTTGCAAACTCGCCGCGTCTCGCCTGACGGATACCTGCTCAGCCGCGGGGCGGCTTTGCCCGTCGGGTGGGCGCAGACGGCCTGACCAAAAGGCCGTTCAGAATGAGTTCGTAGAATTCGCTGAAGGCATCGCCGATCTTCATGCCCGTCTGCTGCAAGAACTGCTGGTTGCGCAGACGGTGTGCCGCGCCCAGGATGGCTTCGGAAACCAGGCGCGGATTGTGCGGGGCCATCAGCCCCTGCCTCACACCTTCCTCGATCATGCTTTCCAGTCCGCGCACGCGCGCGAGCTGGTAGTCATCGAACACCTTGCGGCCGGTCTCGATGGCGTCCAGGTCGGTAAGGGCTGCCTTGCTCAGTCCCGTGGCATTCAGCGTGGCATGCATGTAGGCCGAGATGGCGCGCGCTGCGTCGGGAGCGCGCCTGGCTGCCGCGTAGCCTTTTTCCAGATTGGCTTCCAGCACGTTGCGGCAGACGTGAACAAACAGCTCTTCCTTGGTTTCAGCGATTTCGTACAAGCGCCGGCGCGAGCATCGCATGCGCTGAGCCATCTCGCCGATGGTCAGCGACGAGACACCCGTGGTGATCAGCAGGTGCGTCAATTCCTCGAGGAAGGCTTCGTCGGTACGTCGTGTTGCCATGGGATGTGAGGCGTGCCGGGCGCAGAAGGCGAGCAGGGCGTGAGTCAGGAAGCCAGTATCTTAGTGGATTCCACGTGAATGTCGGGAGGGTACGCCTGCGTGGGGCGGGCGCACGACTCCGAGAGATCGCGATTCGCCGTGCCGAAGCAGGCTGACATGAGAAGGCACCTTGCAGGAGATAGCACCGCTCTCACTGCGCCGCCCGTCGCCCCCCCACGGCCTTGTCCATCACCTCGGCCTGCAACGCTTCACTTGGATTGGTGAATGTTTGCCGCCGCAGCGTCTCAAGCTGCTGCGCGCGGTCCTGTTCCGACAAACCGGCGAACGACACGATCTGCGAGCGCTGGGCTGCGTAATCGTCGTAGCGCTGCTTCCAGGCCTGCTCGGCCTGCGCCTGCTGCTGATAGCGCTGGGCGACCTCGGGACCGTATGCCTGAGCCAGGGATGCACCGATATCCTGAGGGCTACGTCCTGCCGTCTGCATACTGGCGATCGTCTTGCTAATCGCCTGCGGCCTTGCTTCGGCTTCGCGCGCGGCACGCACGGATTCGGGCAGCGTGGCGTCCAGTGTGGACAGGCGGCGCTGTCGTTCGGCGTCGTCGAGTCCAGGCTGGGTGGCTATCTCCAGGCGCGCGAGCATGGCGTCGTCGTAGGTTTGCTCGTCGTCGAACCAGATGGCCGCGACGTCTGGCAAGTGGCGCGCTCGCGCGGCGTTGCGGTCGGCTATCAATGCGCGCAGGCGTTGCACCTGACTGGTGTCCGGCGCGCCAATCACACTGGTCATCGGTCCATCGGTGGCTTTGGGCTGCATCTCGGACAGGTATGCCCGGTAGCGTTGCCACAGTCGCCACGCCTGGTCCTCGGCCGGTTGCGGCACATGTTTGCGGATGTCGTCGCGCACCAACTGGTCCAATGCCGCGGCGTCACCCGCATCATGGCTGGCGCTCAGGAAGTAGTCGAAGTAGGTGCGCAGCGCGCGCGTCAGGCGCAGATTGCCTTGCGCGTCGGCTTCCGGGCCGGGTGGAATATCGACGCCCGCCAACGACGGCATCTCGGTGATGTTTCGCGCGCGCATGCTGTCAGTGGGTGATGCCGATAGCTCCGGCCTTGCGTCCGTGCGGGACCGCGCCGGCAGTGGACCTTGCGCCGGTTCCGTGGGTGCCGTTGCCCAATAGACGGCGGCACCCACGAGCCCGGCTACTACCAGGACCAGGGTGACCCCTGGCCTTCGCTCAGAGCTGATCATTGCGCAAGCGGTTGGCGTGATTCAGGATCACCGTGCGTGGGTCGACGTCCTGATACATACCGAGCATCTGATTGATCTCGTCGAGATGGTTCCAGTAGTAGTCGGTGGAAAGCACGCGTCCCCACTTGGCGCTGCACACCGACACCATCCCGTCGTTGGGGCCGGCGCCCTTCATGCCCATGACACCGGCAGCGGCGGCCATGGCCGCCGTGGATGGGTCAAGCAGGTTCGAGCGCAGCAGGTTGATCGGGCCGCCCCGGCCGGTCCAGGAGTAAGCGGCCTGGGTGTAGGTGACGAGCTTTCCGCTGGCATCGCGCCCCTGCCGTTGCTCGGCGACTGCTCCCGGGGTGTCGCAATCCGGGCCTAGCGCGGATTGCGAGCCAGGCGCCAGGGTGGCGTTGAGCCGCGCGTTCTGCTCGGTGGCGCCCTGGCTGGTCAGGGTGCGCGCAGAGGCAATCGCATCCTGGTTCAGCGCCTGTCCATTGAACAGGCCATTGAACCAGCCCAGGAGATTCGTTACGCCCTGAATCACGTTGACCAGCGCCGGCCCCGCAAGTGGAATGCTGCTGATGCCGTTGATGACGTCCAGCACGACGTCGGCGAGCTGGCTGCCGCGGTGCGGGCTACCGATAGTCGTCACCGATGCCACATCCTGCGGCGACATTGCAGCCAGCATCCGCGAGGTGGGCCCGCCCTGGCTGTGTCCGATCAGATTGACCTTGTCGGCGCCGGTTTCCAGCTTGACCGCGCGTACATAGGCCTGCAGTGCCAGCGCGCGTTCTTCATCGCTGTTGAACGACGGCACCGTGGACACGTAGACCGTGGCGCCATTGGCCCGCAGCACTTCGGGAATGCCGTACCAGTAGTCGATCACGCCGCCCATCTTTGCCGCGCCGGTCAGACCATGCACCAGCACGATCGGATAGCGTGTCTTTGCATAGTCGCTGCTGGCCGTGGCACTGGCTGGCCAGGCCATGGCGATGGCTGCGGCGATGGCCGCCGCAGTTCCCGCCGCAGTCCTCGCGATGGCGCTTGTGGACCTGCGTGTCCCTGCCTTCAGCGTGACGGTGTCCTGATGCGCGCAAGCCCGGCCGGGCCCACGACGATTGCCGTGTTCCATCTAGTCTCCTCGGTGGTGGAATCATTTTTTGTTTGAAACAGTAAAGACACCTGACTTTGCGAGCACAATCAAAACCTTAGGCGGTTTCCTCCAAACACACGCGCATGTCGGGGTTATCCCTTGGAAGGGCTCCGCACTATCGGTAGCGGCCACGGGCGCCGGCCCGCTATCGCATCCTCAAAGCCCACCTTCAACAAATGCAAATTGCCGGCCCAGCGGGTCTGCCGCAAAGTCTCCCCCAACTCACCGCACGACAAACTCGCGATAAAGCCGGTGAGCAATGGAAGTCCTGATGCAGAAAACAGGTGGAGACAATGCTACGAATTTTTCTTGCCGCGGTAATGCTTGTGCTTGCGAACGGCTCGGCACTTGCCGATGCCTACCCATCCCGTCCCGTCAGATTGCTGGTTGGGTATGCGCCGGGTGGGCCGGTCGATACCGCCGCGCGCATCTATGCGGACTACCTCGGGCGTGTGCTCAAGCAGCCGGTAATCGTCGATAACCGGGCGGGTGCCAGCGGCGCCATCGCGGCCGGCATGACGGTCAGCGCCAAGCCTGACGGCTACACGCTCTATTTCGTGGCCAGCCCGACGATGACGATGACGCCGCTGATCCAGAGGTCCGTCAGCTTCAAGCCGGCACAGGATTTCAGCTATGTCGGCCTGATCACCGACTACACCAACGTGCTGCTGATCAACAAGGATTTCCCGGCCAGGAACGTGGACGAACTGGTCTCGTACGCGCGCAAGCATCCCGGTGAAGTGAGCTTCGGTTCGGCGGGCGTGGGTGCGTCGAACCATCTGTCGGCGGAACTGCTTGCGCAGATGACAGGAGTGAAGATGCTGCACGTGCCATACAAGGGCAATGCGCCGGCTATGGCCGACGTCATCAGCGGCAAGGTGACCTTCATGTTCGATATCACCGGAACGGCTATCGGCCATATCCGGGGCGGCAAGGTACGTGCGCTGGCCGTGACGTCGAAGACGCGCAACCCCGCGCTGCCCAATGTGCCGACACTGGTCGAATCCGGCCTCAAGCAGTACGACCTGACGGGCTGGTACGCGCTGGTTGGTCCTCCGGGGCTACCTGCCGATGTGACGGATCGACTCGTGAAGGCGCAGCAGGCCGTGGTGCAGGATGCGGCCTACCGGGAGCGGATGGTCGATGGCGGCTATGACCTGAACGTCTCCGGCCCGGCCGCGCTGCAAGAGCGTATCAAGAAGGAACTCGCGCTCTGGGGCAACGTGGTCAAGACTGCGAATATCGAGGTCGAGTAAAAGGTATAAGCGAGGTATAAGCGGTCGAAGAATGGAGGTCGGGCAAGCCGGATCACCCGGCGGTTTCGCGCGGGCGAAGTACTGCTTTTCGAACGGCGAATTGCGCTGGCACATTGCTGACCCTAGACTTCGACATGTGACCCGACCGCGCCCTGATCGGGCCCGGTCGGGCCGTGTTCCACTCTCCATGAGGATTTGAGCCAGATGCCGCAGGAGCGACCGATCGCGCATCGGATCAGCGATATCCCCCGCCATTGGGCGACCCGTACCCCGCACAATGTGGCGGTGCGCGAGGGCGACCGTGTCGTCAGCTATGCGCAACTCTGGGAAGGCGTCGAACTGGCCCAGCGCTATCTCGAAGCGCAGGGTGTCGGCACGGGCGATCGTGTGCTGATCGTCGCGGAGAACAGCCTGGCCATGATCACGCTGATCTTCGCCTTGTCGGAACTCGGTGCGTGGCCGGTTGTGACGAATGCCAGGCTGACTGCGCGTGAGATCGAGGAGATCCGCGCGCATTGCACACCGCGGCTGATGCTCTTCACTCATGCCGCATCCCCCGATGCATTGCGGCATGGCTTGCGCTATCGCGCCCGCGAAATCTCGCCACCGGGTCTCGGCCCGCTGATGGCCGCCGACGCAGATGCCGGCAGCGAGCGCGAGCCTGCTGAACTGGCGCGCGACGTGGCCGCGCTGATCTACACGTCAGGCACTACCGGCCAACCCAAGGGCGTGATGGTCACGCATCGCGGGTTGCTGCACTACGCCCGCGTTACGGCGGAGATCCGACGGATGGGGCCGGAAGACTGCGCGTTCGCGATCATGCCGATGTCGCACATCTTCGGGCTGGCGACGTTGCTGCTCGCCACATTCCAGGCCGGTGGCAGCCTGTATCTGGTTGCGCGCTTCAACGTGGCCGATGCCTGCGCGGCGCTGCAACGCGACGAGATCTCGATCCTGCAGGGTGTGCCGGCGATGTTCAGTCGCATCCTGGCTTACCTGGGCAAGAGCGGCGTCACCACGCTGCATCCGAAGCGTCTGCGTTATCTCTATACCGGCGGTGGCCCGCTCGATCTCGCGCTCAAGCGCAACGTCGAGGCGATGTTCGGCCAGCCGCTGCATCACGGTTATGGCATGACCGAGTATGCGGGTTCGCTGTTCATCACGCGCACGGACCGGCCGCGCAGCGACAGCTCTGCCGGGGAAATCGTGGAAGGCGCGGAGTTGCGCGTGGTGGGGCCGGGTGGCGAACCAGTGCCCGAGGGCAGCCCCGGAGAGTTGTGGGTGAGAGGCCCGGGTGTCATGCGCGGCTACTATCGCGCACCCGAGCAGACGGCGGAGGCATTGCGTCCCGACGGCTGGCTCAATACGGGCGACATCGGACGCATCGATCAGGATGGCGCGTTGTTCATCGTGGGTAGAACGAGAGATCTGATCATCCGTTCGGGCTTCAGCGTTTATCCAATCGAAGTGGAGTCGGTCATCAACTCGCATCCGTCGGTCCGCTTGTCTGCCGTGGTCGGGAATCCGGCGGAAGACGGCGACGAGGAGATCATCGCGTTCGTCGAGATTCGCGAAGGCGAGACGTTCGACGAGAGGGATCTTCACGCGTACCTTGCCGAAAGGCTCTCGCCGTACAAGCGCCCGGCGCGCATCGTGCGCGTGTCGGCGGTGCCGACGACGGCCAGCGGCAAGCTGCACAAGCACCGCCTGCGGGGAATGATCGCGGAACTGGTCTAGCCGCGGTATGAGCGGCTCGGGGCATCGGCAATCGTCAGACCGGATTGCCGATGCCGTCCTCGACCAGCAGTTCCACCAGCTTGCGCGCGAAGACGGGTAGCGCGTCCAGGTCCGCCACGCAGATCTGCAACTTGCGCTCGGCCCACTCATCCTCGATCGGCACGATCTTCAGCGCCATGGTCTGGGAAAGTCGGCGGGCGGTGCTCTCCGGCAGCACGCCGATCCCCACGTTTGCCTCGATCATGCGCGCGGCGGTTTCGAAGTTGCTGACCTGGATGCGCCAGCGCAGGTTGCGCTGCAGGTCCGATGCAGCACGCTTCAGGAAGTTGTGGATGGCGCTTTCCTCGGGCAGGCCGATGAAATCCTGGTCGAGCGTTTCGACGAAGCGCACCCGCTTCTTCTGGGCAAACGGATGGCTGAGTGCAGTCGCCAGCACGAGTCTGTCGAGCCGATAGGGCATCACTTCCAGGCCTTCCATGTTCACGCCGCTGGCGGCGATGCCGATATCGACCATGCCTTCCTGCACGGCCCTGACGATGTCCGGACTGAGGCGCTCCCGGATGTCGACCGTTACGT
This genomic interval from Cupriavidus metallidurans CH34 contains the following:
- a CDS encoding class I adenylate-forming enzyme family protein codes for the protein MPQERPIAHRISDIPRHWATRTPHNVAVREGDRVVSYAQLWEGVELAQRYLEAQGVGTGDRVLIVAENSLAMITLIFALSELGAWPVVTNARLTAREIEEIRAHCTPRLMLFTHAASPDALRHGLRYRAREISPPGLGPLMAADADAGSEREPAELARDVAALIYTSGTTGQPKGVMVTHRGLLHYARVTAEIRRMGPEDCAFAIMPMSHIFGLATLLLATFQAGGSLYLVARFNVADACAALQRDEISILQGVPAMFSRILAYLGKSGVTTLHPKRLRYLYTGGGPLDLALKRNVEAMFGQPLHHGYGMTEYAGSLFITRTDRPRSDSSAGEIVEGAELRVVGPGGEPVPEGSPGELWVRGPGVMRGYYRAPEQTAEALRPDGWLNTGDIGRIDQDGALFIVGRTRDLIIRSGFSVYPIEVESVINSHPSVRLSAVVGNPAEDGDEEIIAFVEIREGETFDERDLHAYLAERLSPYKRPARIVRVSAVPTTASGKLHKHRLRGMIAELV
- a CDS encoding Bug family tripartite tricarboxylate transporter substrate binding protein, coding for MLRIFLAAVMLVLANGSALADAYPSRPVRLLVGYAPGGPVDTAARIYADYLGRVLKQPVIVDNRAGASGAIAAGMTVSAKPDGYTLYFVASPTMTMTPLIQRSVSFKPAQDFSYVGLITDYTNVLLINKDFPARNVDELVSYARKHPGEVSFGSAGVGASNHLSAELLAQMTGVKMLHVPYKGNAPAMADVISGKVTFMFDITGTAIGHIRGGKVRALAVTSKTRNPALPNVPTLVESGLKQYDLTGWYALVGPPGLPADVTDRLVKAQQAVVQDAAYRERMVDGGYDLNVSGPAALQERIKKELALWGNVVKTANIEVE
- a CDS encoding LysR substrate-binding domain-containing protein encodes the protein MRFDLVDLNLFTHIAEASSLTRGAERCHLSLPAASTRIKNLEEQVGVKLLSRSSLGVKVTPAGATLLAHARRVLRQIEQLSGDLQEYSSGIKGHVRVFANTTAMSEFLPGVLRTYLVNHPDVTVDIRERLSPDIVRAVQEGMVDIGIAASGVNMEGLEVMPYRLDRLVLATALSHPFAQKKRVRFVETLDQDFIGLPEESAIHNFLKRAASDLQRNLRWRIQVSNFETAARMIEANVGIGVLPESTARRLSQTMALKIVPIEDEWAERKLQICVADLDALPVFARKLVELLVEDGIGNPV